The genome window GACGAAAAATCTATTCTTGAGATTGAAAAGTTGTTTGAAGAAGCCTGGAGTTTATCTAAAGATATATCGTTGGAGAATTAATAATGAATCTAAGATGGCTGGGTCATTCAGCATTTGAGTTAATTACCGAGGAAAATTTAAAAATTCTCATAGATCCTTTCATTAGTAACAATCCTTCATGCACCCTACCTGTGGAAGAGATGGAAGCGGACTTAATTTGTATTACTCATGGCCATGCAGATCACTTTGGTGATGCCTTGGAAATTGCCAATCGTACAAGTGCTTTAGTAATTGCCAATCACGAAATATCTATTTTCTTTTCCAGGCAAGGTTTTGAAACCCAAGGAATGAATATTGGTGGTTCTTCTCAGTTCCATGATATTAAAATTACCATGGTTGATGCCATACATTCATCCGATATTGATTTCATGGAAGAAATTACTCCTGGGGGAAAGGCGTGCGGATTTATTTTTGAACTGGAAAATGGCCGTAAAATCTATCATGCTGGTGATACTTCTTTATTCGGTGATTTAAAGTTTGTTGTAGGTGATTTTTACAAACCAGATGTGGCTTTAATCCCAATTGGGGATCGATATACTATGGGCCTAAAAGACGCTTCAACTGCGGTGAAATGGATTTCTCCTCAAATAGTTATTCCTATGCACTACAACACATTTCCTGTAATAGAACAAGATCCTGAAGACTTTGTGGATTTAGTTAAAAATAGAATTCCTAATGTCGAGGTAATTATTCTAAATCCTGGTGACACCTACACTGAATGATACAATTTAATCCATATAAATAAGTTATTAAGGACTAAAACTAATCAATTTAATAATTATATTATTTAATTAAAAAATAACGATTATTTAAAATATTAAATGTTATCTAATATCTTAATAATGATTTAAAAGAGTGATAAAATGGTGAATTTTTTTACAAAATTTTTTTCTAAGCTATTCAGAAGGGATCAAAAGCTTAAAATAGGTCTTTACGGCCATCCAAATTCTGGAAAAACAACTTTGGCCAATACCATGTCTGAAGATTGGTTGGGCAAGCCATTAGGTTTGATATCTAATATTCCTCACGAAACCCGAGCTGTTTACAAACAGGAAAAGGTTTCTATTAAGCAGGATGGCTATGAACTGGACTTTGATATTATTGATACTCCTGGAATCGCCACCAAAGTAGATTACAAAAATTTCCTTGAATTTGGCCTTAATGAGACTGAAGCAAAAGAAAGGGCAAAAGAAGCCACAAAAGGTATAATTGAGGCCATTAAATGGCTTGATGATGTCACTGGAGTTTTACTGGTTATGGATGCTACTAAGGATCCTTTGACTCAGGCCAATATTACTATTATTGGGAATTTAGAGGCTAGAAAGATACCATTTGTAATAGTAGCTAATAAAACCGATCTTCCGGAATCATCACCAGATAGAATAATTTCGGTATTCCCACAGCATACTGTAGTTCCTATTTCAGCATTACAGGGAGAAAATACTGGTGAGTTATATATGGCAATGATAAGAAAATTTAAATGATTATTTCGATTATAAACGGCTAATTGAATTTCAATAAAGAATTAGTGGGGTTTTAAAATGGAAGGATTAAAAATGGAATTTTTATCATCTGATGCTCTGGAGGGAAGCAGCAGTATGGAAAAAATTTCCATGATTATAAATAGGGTTAAATCTGGAGAGATATTGGTTATAGAAGGAGGACTTACTCCTTCTGAAGAAGCAGAACTTATTGAAACTACAATGAGGGAGATTGACATTGAAAATTTTGTTGGAATTGATATTCACACCTTAGAACGGAACGAAAAATCATTTTTTGGTTTTTCTAAGAAGAAAACCATAGGTCTGACTATAATTGGCCCAGCAAATGTAATGAGATCTGTCAAGAAAAAATCTAATTTCCTTTCCATGATAGCAGAACTTGGTGATTCTGGTGCATCAGTGCATTAAGTGTGGAGCTATAGTAAAATCATCTGAAGAAATTCTACAGGGTTGCCCTAAATGTGGTAGTACTTATTTCAAGTTCAAAAGCGAGGGTAAAGAAAAAGAAGTAGAAAAATCAGAGGCAGTAAAAGGTGAATCCATTGAAACCATCATGGTTAAACAGCATGGCATTTATGAAGTAAATTTAACTCCGCTTTTAGAAGATGATTCCATTATAGTTTCTGATGAAGAAGGAAAATATGTTATAGATCTTAATTTCCTATTAAAAAAGAAAATAAAGGAACAGAAAACAAAAGAGATGTAAAAATAGATATACTCTTTTATTTTTATATTTATTTCTATATTCTGATTCTTTTTAATATGTGATACTAATCTTCTGTTACTTATTTTTAATTTAGGTTTTTGAATAGATACGAATATTTTTAAAATAATCAAATATTCTATCGCCTATTACCTTTATTATTTACAATATCACATTTTCCAGAGGGTAAAACTCTTACAATATCATCTAAGGTCATAATTTTATCTTTATCTATTCTTTTTAAGATTTCCCGGGATATGGCTTCTTTTTTTGTGTAGCCTGGTTTTATAACCACATAATTATCTGTATGTTTTTTCAGAGCTTCTAGTGGCCCGGCCATTATTCGGGGGCCTAAGTAGTCAACAATACCTACAGCAATGCTTACAGTAGCACCTCTAACATAATTTCGGCTGCCTCTTATTATAAATGCACCTTTAGATACGAATTCTCCCGATTGGGGAGTTTTTGAAACTTGGTCGGGATGCACCCAATAAACATCATATGAACTAAATCCTTTAGACCAGGCACTGGAAAATGATGCCGCAAAAATAGCTGCTTCTTGGATAGTACTTTCAGGTATTTTAGATGATTCATCACTTGAAATATTAGTAGGTTCTGATGTATCGGCCTCAGATTCTTCGGGATTAATGCCTTCATTCTTTATGATTACTGAGGGGGCCCCATGAATATCGGTGTGCATATAGATGTCATTGTTTTCCATATGTTTTTTTACAGCTATTTCATTAGTATTAGCATCTCTGCCACCAATAACTAAAAATCCATCAGAAGATAGGAACCATCTTAACTTTTCAAACCACTTTAGATCCTTTTTGACTCGTTTTTGAGGAACCAAAACTCTTTCCAAAGCTATTTCTTTTTTTTGTTCTACTCTATCTATTTCTTTTTTAGTTCTTTCAATAGCAATTAAAACCCCTTTTATTTTCCGTTTTGCTTTTTTCCCTTTTTCATAAAAAATTTCAGCATTGTCTGGAATTGGTTTTTTACTATCAATTAATATTCTTTCATCTTCAATATTTAAAAGAAGATTTCCCAGTTTATCAAGAGATTCAACCATCTTAACTTCTTCTAAACCCTTTTTGCGCGCGGATTTAAAAGTTTTTGAAATCTCCATCCAGGAATATTTCTCCCGAGCTTTATGAATAACATTTAAAATTTCTTCTATCTCAGAGTAATGAGCATAAAGAAGATCTCCTTTTTTGGTAGAGTCAATAATGGTTTGTTTGAAATTTTCTAAGGTATCTTCTTGAATTTTTAACCTTTTAGCGTATTTATTGACTTCTTTTCCCCAAATATCTTCTTGAACTCCTTTTATGTCTGAGCGTACTTTTGCACTGAAATATTCATCTGCAGCTTCATTATAAGTTTCAAAATGCTGTTTATTTTTATCCTTATAAATTTTTAATTCCAGGGGTAAAACGTCTTCTTTTCCATTACTAACAATATTTGGAGAAAATTTATTTTCTAACAATGGTTGGAAGACATCTTCAATAATATCAAAGAGTTTTTGAAGTTCTTCGGGTGAAATATCCGAGGTTAGGGTATTTTTATCCATTCCTGATCTCAGCACAATTTCCTGTGCATAAATACCACCTAAACCACTTCTGGCCAGTGTCCTTACTAGGTCGCTGTCTGATTTTAAGAAGATCTCTTCC of Methanobacteriales archaeon HGW-Methanobacteriales-1 contains these proteins:
- a CDS encoding metal-dependent hydrolase, which produces MNLRWLGHSAFELITEENLKILIDPFISNNPSCTLPVEEMEADLICITHGHADHFGDALEIANRTSALVIANHEISIFFSRQGFETQGMNIGGSSQFHDIKITMVDAIHSSDIDFMEEITPGGKACGFIFELENGRKIYHAGDTSLFGDLKFVVGDFYKPDVALIPIGDRYTMGLKDASTAVKWISPQIVIPMHYNTFPVIEQDPEDFVDLVKNRIPNVEVIILNPGDTYTE
- a CDS encoding DUF2073 domain-containing protein, whose translation is MEGLKMEFLSSDALEGSSSMEKISMIINRVKSGEILVIEGGLTPSEEAELIETTMREIDIENFVGIDIHTLERNEKSFFGFSKKKTIGLTIIGPANVMRSVKKKSNFLSMIAELGDSGASVH
- a CDS encoding GTP-binding protein, which encodes MVNFFTKFFSKLFRRDQKLKIGLYGHPNSGKTTLANTMSEDWLGKPLGLISNIPHETRAVYKQEKVSIKQDGYELDFDIIDTPGIATKVDYKNFLEFGLNETEAKERAKEATKGIIEAIKWLDDVTGVLLVMDATKDPLTQANITIIGNLEARKIPFVIVANKTDLPESSPDRIISVFPQHTVVPISALQGENTGELYMAMIRKFK